TTCGCCATCACGACCGTCGCCGCGGTGGCGCATGTGTGCACGGTGACAGCGCCGAAAGGCCGCACGCCATAAAATGTGATCATGCAGCCTCTGCCGGTGATCACCCCCGCCACCGTGGACGTGATCGAGGCCCTGACGACCGACCTGAACCCGCGCTGGGGGCTGGCGATCGCCAAGGCGGCGGGCCGCTCCCCCGGCACCGTCTACCTCGTGCTCGACCGGCTCGAACGCGGCGGATGGGTGATCTCCACCTGGGAGGCGGACTCCGCGCGGCAGGGCCCGCGCCGGCGCCTGTATCGGCTGAAGGGGGACGCCCTGCCCGCCGCACGCCGCGCCGTCGCCCGCCGCGCCACCGCGCACCAGCCGATCACCCAACCACTCCCCCACCCGGGGGTTTGAGGTGAACCCGCTGGTCAGAGGCGTCATCGTGACCGCGGCCGCGATTTTGCCCGGCAGGGCGCGGCGGGAGCGCTACCTGGAGCAGTGGCTGGCCGACGGGGAGGGGGCGGCGGAGGCGGGAATGGGCTCGCTGGCCGTGGCGCTGGGCGCGCTCAGGGCCGCCCTGGCGATGAACCTGACCCGCCGCTCGGCCGTGCCACTCGCTCTGGCGGCCGTTCTGGTGATCGGCGGGGCGCGGCTGGCCACGACCTCCTCCTCGCAGGTGCTCGGCATCGCCATCGCCATGGCGGGGGTGGCGTTGCCGCTCCTGCTGCTGGTCCTCCGCAGGTTCACCGAGCGCGACACGCTCGGCGACTGGGAGGACACGCTCGCCGCCAGGCAGGCGGGGCTGTCGAGGGGGCGGCCCGCGGATCGGGGGGCGGCGGGGAAGCGGCTGCTCCCCCTTCTCCTGGGTGCCGCGCCAGTGATCCTGGCGGCGGTGCTGCTGCTCGTCTTGTTCCGGTGAACGGGTCCTTCGGATGACTGCGGCTCGGAACCGCCTGGCCGGGGAGTTGCGCGTCGTGCTCATCGGGACGGGGGCAGCCGCCGTGGCCGCGGCCCGGGTCTTGGTGCACCGGGGTGTGCGCTCGTTCGTCCTGGCCGACGCCGGGTCGCGGCGGGAGGAGGCGTCGGCGGAGCTGCGGTCGCGGCCCTCGCCGGTGGTGGCGGAGGGGGCAGGACCGCTGGCGGCGGAGGGGGCCGGGCCGGAGCAAGACCGCCCGGCCGTGACGGCGCTGGCGAGAGAGGCCGGGCCGGAGCTGGACCGCTCGGCCGTGACGGCGCTGGTGGAGGGCGCGGGTTTGGTGATGGTCACCGCCGGTTGGAGCTTCCCCGCCGTGCACCATTGGGTGAACGAGAGCGGCGTGCCCGCCCTGCACGCGGCGTTCGGCGGGTTGCGCGCCAGGATCGGGCCGCTCGTCCTGCCCGGTGCGGGGGCGTGCTTCCTGTGCTGGCGCATGCGGGCAGTGGCCTGTGAGGACGACTTCGCGGCGGCCATGGCGCTGGAGGAGGAGGGCGATCGCGTCCGTGGTTTCCGCGAGCCGCCGCCGGTCCCGCCCGTGCTGTCCGCCTGGGCGGGGGCGGTCCTGGCGCATGAGGCGCTGGCGGCCACCGTCGGCCCGGCCCGGCCGCGGCTCGTTGGGCACGTGCTGGAGCTGGACGGGGCGGCCCGCACCGGGACGCTCCACCCCGTACTGCCGCGTCCCGACTGCCCGGCCTGCGCAAGACGTCCCCAGCGGAAGGGACCGGCGGCGCCCGACGAGCCCCACCCAGCCGCAGCGCAAGCATCAGGCGAGCCCAGCCCCACCGCACCGCGAGCGCCCGACGACCCCCGCCC
The nucleotide sequence above comes from Nonomuraea gerenzanensis. Encoded proteins:
- a CDS encoding PadR family transcriptional regulator; translated protein: MQPLPVITPATVDVIEALTTDLNPRWGLAIAKAAGRSPGTVYLVLDRLERGGWVISTWEADSARQGPRRRLYRLKGDALPAARRAVARRATAHQPITQPLPHPGV